The proteins below come from a single Eremothecium sinecaudum strain ATCC 58844 chromosome II, complete sequence genomic window:
- the MOD5 gene encoding tRNA dimethylallyltransferase (Syntenic homolog of Ashbya gossypii AER341W; Syntenic homolog of Saccharomyces cerevisiae YOR274W (MOD5)) yields MISRMLPKVIVVAGTTGVGKSQLAVQLAAKFQGEIINSDSLQVYKGIPTITNKHPLAERHGIAHHLMDHVDWSEEYYLHRFEEECLKAINDLHSRGKVPIIVGGTHYYLQILFNKRIVGTEKISQPTSEQLEILDSENPQLVYDHLVKVDPEIAQRYHPNDTRRVRRMLEIYYKTGKKASAAFDAQDLKLRYDTLFYWVYSDASALNKRLDDRVDSMIKADGLNEIKQLYDYYTQNNYTKSQCENGVYQVIGFKEFLPWLENQNNVTLEDCVDQMKVRTRQYAKKQVKWIRKMLIPDIKGQIYILNATDLDKWDENVASRAFSIADHFMRGLPNLEDFVPAGLQHLIDNSTKTVEVNNYSPKKVNDWTRFNCGICLDKNNNGLILIGKESWKIHLSSRRHKANLNRGKKKKQYEEWLSRQPTQKEDSKG; encoded by the coding sequence ATGATATCCAGAATGCTGCCAAAAGTGATCGTAGTTGCTGGCACTACTGGCGTTGGGAAATCACAGCTTGCTGTGCAACTGGCTGCCAAGTTCCAGGGCGAGATAATCAATTCTGACTCACTTCAGGTGTACAAAGGCATACCCACCATAACCAATAAGCACCCACTTGCAGAGCGACATGGCATTGCACATCACCTGATGGATCATGTTGATTGGTCAGAGGAGTATTATCTTCACCGCTTTGAAGAGGAATGTTTAAAAGCAATTAACGATCTGCATTCTCGTGGTAAAGTACCGATTATTGTTGGCGGCACACACTACTATTTACAGATACTCTTCAATAAGCGTATCGTTGGGACCGAAAAAATTAGCCAGCCAACTTCAGAACAACTTGAAATACTAGATTCGGAAAATCCGCAGCTTGTTTACGATCACCTTGTTAAGGTGGACCCTGAAATCGCTCAAAGATACCACCCAAATGACACTCGGCGAGTCCGAAGAATGTTAGAGATTTACTACAAAACTGGTAAAAAGGCCAGTGCAGCCTTTGATGCGCAGGATCTTAAATTGAGGTATGATACCCTCTTTTACTGGGTGTACAGTGATGCATCAGCGCTAAACAAGAGATTAGATGATCGCGTCGATTCCATGATAAAAGCCGATGGCCTCAATGAGATTAAACAACTTTACGACTATTATACGCAAAATAACTATACCAAATCGCAATGTGAAAACGGAGTTTACCAAGTGATAGGATTCAAGGAGTTTTTACCGTGGCTGGAAAATCAAAACAATGTAACTCTGGAAGATTGCGTAGATCAGATGAAAGTTAGGACTCGACAATATGCAAAAAAACAGGTAAAGTGGATACGTAAAATGTTAATACCAGATATTAAAGGCCAGATCTACATTTTAAACGCAACAGATCTGGATAAGTGGGATGAAAATGTTGCAAGTCGGGCTTTTAGTATAGCAGATCATTTTATGAGGGGCCTGCCTAATCTAGAAGACTTTGTACCCGCTGGGCTACAACACTTAATAGATAATTCTACAAAAACTGTTGAAGTAAACAATTACAGTCCGAAAAAAGTCAATGATTGGACCCGTTTTAATTGCGGGATTTGCCTAGACAAAAACAATAACGGGTTAATCTTAATTGGTAAAGAATCTTGGAAAATCCATCTATCAAGTAGACGTCATAAAGCAAATCTTAATAGGgggaagaagaaaaagcAATATGAAGAGTGGTTGAGTCGGCAACCGACGCAAAAAGAAGACAGTAAAGGGTAA
- the DML1 gene encoding Dml1p (Syntenic homolog of Ashbya gossypii AER340W; Syntenic homolog of Saccharomyces cerevisiae YMR211W (DML1)) codes for MQEIVNLAASHRACHIITQFYNGQERLLNDRRRPEATFLYSSVDRIAHTVSYEPRALLFDAKNGSGALGRYQYTSSADYVGDGGVTTESVNTDPAEHVTVIRTGPAIRRSDYQRALDSGAELPRLDASNTEYWSDYARMIYTPGNVQELDNWCHDVERPCLPDFKGLRERRFDLYEAGIEVCAEKCNIDFIDGPLHTELEKCDMLQGFNVVTDVDSAWGGFGTQLVEILRDEMPKSVIFSWGVGEFRPVLRNRIRTTLSLTEESHVYFPLGGESLHNLSLWEQGAKLCQVFDTVAALTQKHSMAEVADQLTGAVWQRNLISRARSSKSSYTYFSDGIRARRAERAFNELHVGRGESVPLWEPWDTLPDAYKNLDYVDFAVTSAVRETFQSWRRDYLPRVLRHDDDRDDVADRLDTVAAEYHDGLVDDDDSDD; via the coding sequence ATGCAAGAGATAGTGAACCTCGCTGCCTCCCATAGGGCATGCCATATCATTACACAGTTCTATAATGGCCAAGAACGACTCCTGAATGATAGGAGAAGACCCGAGGCAACTTTTCTTTACTCATCGGTAGATCGTATTGCACACACAGTTTCATATGAGCCTCGTGCACTCCTATTTGATGCCAAGAACGGCAGCGGCGCTCTTGGTAGATATCAATATACTTCAAGCGCTGACTATGTGGGCGATGGTGGCGTAACTACGGAATCGGTTAATACAGACCCTGCCGAGCATGTGACTGTTATTAGGACAGGGCCTGCTATTCGGCGTTCAGATTATCAGCGGGCCCTAGACAGCGGAGCGGAACTGCCGCGGCTGGATGCTAGTAACACCGAATATTGGTCAGATTATGCAAGAATGATATATACACCTGGGAATGTCCAAGAGCTTGATAACTGGTGTCATGATGTTGAGAGGCCATGTCTGCCAGACTTCAAGGGATTAAGGGAGCGTCGCTTTGATTTGTACGAGGCTGGCATAGAGGTATGTGCTGAGAAATGCAATATTGACTTTATAGACGGGCCCCTTCATACGGAGCTAGAGAAATGTGATATGCTACAAGGGTTTAACGTTGTCACTGATGTTGACAGTGCTTGGGGCGGCTTCGGGACACAACTTGTTGAAATACTTCGCGATGAGATGCCCAAGTCTGTTATTTTCTCCTGGGGTGTTGGGGAGTTCCGTCCCGTATTACGCAATCGGATCCGTACGACATTATCTCTTACTGAAGAAAGTCATGTCTACTTCCCATTAGGAGGTGAATCGTTACATAATCTGTCATTATGGGAACAAGGGGCAAAATTGTGCCAAGTATTTGATACTGTTGCTGCGCTTACACAAAAGCACTCCATGGCGGAAGTCGCAGATCAACTTACCGGAGCTGTTTGGCAGCGAAATTTGATATCACGTGCCAGATCTTCTAAGTCCAGCTACACCTACTTCAGTGATGGTATCCGTGCTAGGCGGGCGGAGCGTGCATTTAACGAGCTACATGTTGGTCGCGGCGAGAGTGTTCCTTTATGGGAACCATGGGATACTCTTCCAGATGCGTATAAGAACCTTGACTACGTAGATTTTGCAGTCACCTCAGCAGTAAGAGAAACATTCCAGAGTTGGCGAAGGGACTACCTCCCCCGGGTCCTACGCCATGACGACGACCGGGATGATGTTGCTGACCGCCTTGATACCGTCGCCGCCGAGTACCACGATGGCCTCGTcgatgatgatgatagCGATGATTAA
- the TPO4 gene encoding Tpo4p (Syntenic homolog of Ashbya gossypii AER339C; Syntenic homolog of Saccharomyces cerevisiae YOR273C (TPO4)): MQSVSSKADQVPPAAKTSNSNNIISEMDGHNSNNLSTASDTEGFSIGKEYDSEIEPSQLDWDDKYDMDNPHNWSAWKKWSTVMVAAFLALVVTMGSSSYMSAVPEFVTRYKVDRTLAISGLTFYLLGLANVVGAPLSEVYGRKPVYLYSLPISLLFALGVGFSDGKMRIVLPLRFLSGVFASPALSVASGTIADIFDMDELSVLMTFFCLAPFLGPVISPIMTGYAVENKDWRWAIWIQLLAGAAIFPFIVIMPETNKTIILQKRAKKRGLNVRKPSAEELRAFLKATFTTTIFRPLKMLMVEPIVFVFSLYVSFVFAVLFAFFESYPLIFRQLYHFSMGNYGLTFLGISVGLWIGSAFYIWYDRRYLFPKAPAGTPPLDLPTSSRTTPFRGHRDENGNIVPLKPESIMFVAKVGSVALPAALFWIGWSAKPSVHWMVPLAAGVPFGFSLVLIFFSVLMYFTMSYPPLVVASAMAANNMMRYVFSCTFPLFTIQMYEKLGIDWASSVFAFISLAMVPVPWLFSKYGERLRKRSVFGYHAMHAKPADPTVDVEKENEHQEAARV, translated from the coding sequence ATGCAGTCGGTATCGTCAAAAGCGGACCAAGTGCCTCCAGCGGCTAAGACATCGAACTCTAATAACATAATATCGGAGATGGATGGACATAACTCTAATAATTTGAGTACAGCTAGTGACACGGAAGGGTTTTCAATCGGGAAGGAATACGATAGTGAGATTGAACCTAGTCAACTAGACTGGGATGATAAATACGATATGGACAATCCTCACAACTGGTCAGCATGGAAGAAGTGGAGTACTGTTATGGTGGCGGCATTTTTAGCATTGGTTGTTACCATGGGTTCGTCATCATATATGTCTGCTGTGCCTGAATTTGTTACACGTTATAAAGTTGATCGTACATTAGCTATTTCCGGTTTAACATTCTATCTTCTCGGGTTAGCAAATGTCGTGGGAGCTCCCCTATCTGAGGTTTACGGACGTAAGCCTGTCTACTTGTATTCATTACCAATTTCTTTGTTGTTTGCTCTTGGTGTTGGTTTCTCTGATGGAAAAATGAGGATTGTTTTGCCGCTCAGGTTTTTGTCTGGTGTTTTTGCATCTCCAGCTTTATCTGTTGCAAGTGGGACAATTGCTGATATTTTTGATATGGATGAATTGTCTGTTTTGATGACATTCTTCTGTTTGGCTCCATTTTTAGGGCCTGTTATTTCTCCTATTATGACTGGTTACGCTGTTGAGAATAAAGATTGGCGCTGGGCAATCTGGATTCAGTTGTTAGCTGGTGCGGCTATTTTCCCATTTATAGTGATTATGCCAGAGACAAACAAAACTATTATCCTTCAAAAGCGTGCCAAGAAGCGTGGCTTAAATGTTCGCAAGCCTTCCGCAGAGGAATTACGTGCGTTCCTAAAAGCTACCTTCACAACCACTATATTCAGACCTTTGAAGATGCTTATGGTGGAGCCAATTGTGTTCGTGTTCTCTTTGTACGTTTCCTTTGTTTTCGCAGTTCTATTCGCATTTTTTGAATCATACCCACTTATTTTCAGACAACTATACCACTTCTCCATGGGTAACTACGGTTTAACCTTCTTGGGTATTTCAGTGGGTTTGTGGATCGGGTCTGCGTTCTATATCTGGTACGACCGTCGTTATTTGTTCCCTAAGGCTCCAGCCGGTACTCCACCCCTAGATCTTCCAACTTCTAGCCGTACAACTCCTTTCAGAGGTCACCGTGATGAAAACGGCAATATTGTTCCATTGAAGCCAGAGTCCATCATGTTTGTTGCTAAGGTTGGTTCTGTTGCATTACCAGCTGCATTATTCTGGATAGGTTGGAGTGCAAAGCCTTCAGTCCATTGGATGGTTCCTCTAGCTGCTGGAGTACCGTTTGGCTTCAGTTTGGTTCTGATATTTTTCAGTGTTTTGATGTACTTTACCATGTCGTACCCACCATTGGTGGTTGCTTCAGCCATGGCCGCCAATAACATGATGCGTTATGTATTCAGTTGCACATTCCCATTGTTCACTATTCAAATGTACGAGAAGTTGGGAATTGACTGGGCATCTTCCGTTTTTGCATTTATCAGTTTAGCAATGGTTCCTGTACCTTGGTTGTTTTCAAAGTATGGTGAACGTTTAAGAAAGAGATCTGTCTTTGGATACCACGCCATGCATGCTAAGCCAGCTGACCCTACTGTAGATGTTGAAAAGGAAAATGAGCATCAGGAAGCTGCAAGAGTTTAG
- a CDS encoding uncharacterized protein (Syntenic homolog of Ashbya gossypii AER338C; Syntenic homolog of Saccharomyces cerevisiae YMR209C), giving the protein MLSNAVTIVVVLISFIMLPLKRYAPFRRWLAAKVEQALLKTVSPSFNGSVQLAHNFKLCQADENFETGEPLSKLVEALGHFREYEQRALSQNAQLFTRTKELDVSTQLQLQSLEYFNKLELVNTSITSNSATIKLLVEYTLSTLHAQNPEYLKDLETVGKRLGYRVHAKNPAIVEETEKVVLPGYKSKQSKVIQSTSHILRDWHPDYAVERKPLINYITENLSGIPQNNRTLVLIPGSGCGGIACQIAMKFPYMEVNSIELDPFMYLCNEFVLGSKKNISLRPFAQDFSNHGDAETQVKEFKLNLSDLNKPKNLKTHWGDFTKFIPQSDYDNVVVVSVYFIDTAENIFTYFEAIERMKKYCNNLSWINIGPLKYGTRPLVQFTVEELAALRRIRGWTDKNAKVTKKCQNGYVTNYNSLFQAYYGLVSFYSVYK; this is encoded by the coding sequence ATGCTAAGTAACGCTGTCACAATCGTCGTGGTTTTAATCTCCTTTATTATGTTACCACTCAAGAGATACGCGCCTTTTCGTAGGTGGCTAGCTGCTAAAGTCGAACAGGCTTTGCTTAAGACGGTATCCCCCTCATTTAACGGTTCCGTACAATTAGCACATAACTTCAAGCTATGCCAAGCAGACGAAAACTTTGAAACCGGAGAACCGTTAAGTAAACTGGTCGAGGCCTTAGGACACTTCCGCGAGTATGAACAGCGAGCTTTGAGCCAGAATGCCCAATTATTCACACGAACTAAAGAATTGGATGTAAGCACGCAACTTCAATTGCAATCTCTGGAATACTTCAATAAGCTTGAATTGGTCAATACCTCAATCACATCAAATTCTGCCACAATTAAGTTACTCGTAGAGTATACTTTGAGCACCCTGCACGCTCAGAACCCAGAATATTTGAAGGATCTTGAAACTGTTGGTAAGCGCCTAGGCTACCGGGTACATGCAAAGAACCCAGCTATCGTAGAAGAAACTGAAAAAGTTGTATTACCTGGCTATAAATCAAAGCAAAGCAAAGTGATACAGTCTACAAGTCATATTTTGCGGGACTGGCATCCTGATTATGCTGTGGAACGGAAACCGTTGATTAACTATATTACAGAAAACCTTAGCGGGATACCACAGAACAATCGAACTTTGGTTTTAATCCCTGGCTCTGGTTGTGGAGGAATTGCTTGTCAAATTGCAATGAAATTTCCCTATATGGAAGTAAATTCCATTGAACTCGATCCCTTTATGTACCTCTGCAACGAATTTGTTCTAGGGTCCAAGAAGAATATTTCCTTGAGACCTTTCGCACAAGACTTCAGTAACCACGGTGATGCAGAAACCCAAGTTAAAGAATTCAAACTCAATTTATCAGACCTTAACAAACCAAAAAACTTGAAGACACATTGGGGCGACTTTACCAAATTTATTCCGCAAAGTGATTATGATAACGTTGTTGTGGTCAGCGTATATTTTATTGACACAGCTGAAAATATTTTTACCTACTTTGAAGCTATAGAAAGGATGAAAAAGTACTGTAATAATTTAAGCTGGATAAATATTGGTCCTTTGAAATATGGTACGAGACCACTTGTTCAATTTACTGTGGAAGAACTCGCAGCTCTGCGACGCATTCGCGGTTGGACGGACAAAAATGCCAAGGTTACCAAAAAATGTCAAAACGGTTATGTTACAAACTACAATTCCTTATTTCAAGCATATTATGGATTAGTGAGTTTTTATTCAGTATATAAATAA
- the YTM1 gene encoding Ytm1p (Syntenic homolog of Ashbya gossypii AER337W; Syntenic homolog of Saccharomyces cerevisiae YOR272W (YTM1)): protein MAEDKSQVKLKFFTREQDASLQVAEAPLYVPVSLKRYGLSEIVNHLLGTEKSVPFEFLIDGELLRVSLDEYLTKRGLSTETVLNVEYTRAVLPPSYLNSYNNDDWVSSLDVGANKIISGSYDGVVRLWNMSGKVEKQFSGHSGPIRAVKYISSTRFVSAGNDRTLRLSKTKNTDLQDAEDLEEVEEAQTLAILEGHKAPVTSLDVRQDRILSSSYDNCVGLWSTNYKDMTAVDPMVALGDNFSTAAAKRRKLAVKDSSIRRRAPLSFLESHKAPVEQVIFDSNDTTVAYSVSQDHTIKTWDLVTSRCVDTKTTAFSLLSLVEIPTLNLLACGSSARHITLHDPRVDSSSKITQQQLVGHKNFVVAMDTCPENEYMLCSASHDGTVKVWDIRSNAPMYTITREDKTVTKGLNDKVFAVRWAKGVGIISGGQDKKIQFNKGEDIFRK from the coding sequence ATGGCTGAAGATAAGTCTCAAGTGAAGCTTAAGTTTTTCACAAGAGAGCAGGATGCCTCTCTACAAGTTGCAGAAGCGCCTCTTTATGTTCCAGTGTCATTGAAAAGATATGGGTTGTCTGAGATTGTAAACCACCTATTGGGGACTGAAAAGTCTGTTCCGTTCGAGTTCTTGATCGATGGAGAACTTTTAAGGGTATCTCTAGATGAATACCTTACGAAACGTGGGCTATCTACGGAGACAGTTTTGAATGTGGAGTATACGAGAGCTGTTTTGCCACCTTCTTACCTGAATAGTTATAATAACGACGATTGGGTGAGCTCGCTTGACGTCGGTGCTAACAAGATAATCAGTGGATCTTACGATGGTGTGGTCCGTCTATGGAATATGTCGGGAAAGGTTGAAAAACAGTTTTCTGGACATTCCGGTCCAATTCGTGCAGTAAAGTACATTAGTAGCACACGGTTCGTATCTGCTGGTAATGACCGTACCTTACGTCTCTCGAAAACAAAGAATACAGATTTACAAGATGCTGAAGACCTTGAAGAAGTCGAGGAGGCACAAACATTGGCCATTTTGGAAGGCCACAAAGCTCCAGTGACCTCCTTGGATGTCCGCCAGGACAGAATTTTATCAAGTTCCTACGACAATTGCGTCGGATTATGGTCCACAAATTATAAAGATATGACTGCAGTAGACCCCATGGTAGCTTTAGGTGACAATTTTTCAACAGCTGCAGcaaaaagaagaaagttAGCCGTCAAGGATAGTTCTATTAGGAGACGTGCCCCTCTATCTTTTTTGGAATCACATAAAGCACCAGTCGAGCAAGTAATTTTCGACTCTAATGACACTACAGTCGCTTACTCTGTCTCTCAGGACCATACTATCAAGACTTGGGACTTGGTTACCTCACGTTGTGTTGATACCAAAACAACAGCGTTCTCACTATTGTCATTGGTTGAAATTCCTACCCTAAACCTATTGGCATGTGGTTCTAGTGCAAGACACATCACTTTACATGATCCAAGAGTAGATTCTTCCTCTAAAATAACGCAGCAGCAACTTGTAGGCCACAAGAACTTCGTTGTCGCTATGGATACATGTCCGGAGAACGAGTACATGCTGTGTTCAGCCTCGCACGATGGAACTGTCAAAGTTTGGGATATCAGGAGCAACGCGCCCATGTATACCATAACCAGGGAAGATAAGACAGTAACGAAAGGTTTAAATGACAAGGTATTCGCTGTAAGATGGGCAAAAGGCGTTGGCATCATCAGCGGTGGTCAAGATAAAAAGATTCAGTTCAATAAAGGCGAGGATATTTTCAGGAAATAG
- the FSF1 gene encoding Fsf1p (Syntenic homolog of Ashbya gossypii AER336C; Syntenic homolog of Saccharomyces cerevisiae YOR271C (FSF1)): MASSVPGPFPLPASRYDLNSYWGRVRHCAEIADPTMLLTTEADVKRSKEIIRSFRYGELKELTPEFWLAKKRLDSTIHPDTGEPVFLPFRMSSNVLSNLLVTTGMLTPGLGTMGTLFWQWANQSLNVAVNSANANKSEPMSTQQLITNYAAAVSASCGVAVGLNKLVPRLKNLSPSTKMVLGRLVPFAAVASAGIVNVFLMRGNEIRKGISVFDDHGEELGKSKKAAVLAVGETALSRVINATPIMVVPPLVMMRLQRGILKNKSFALQTMVQLGVITATAFIALPFALAIFPQYQAIDVNKLEPEFSNKKDKNGSIIQKVHFNRGM; the protein is encoded by the coding sequence ATGGCTTCAAGTGTTCCGGGCCCATTCCCATTGCCAGCCTCGCGCTATGACTTAAACAGTTACTGGGGTAGAGTGCGCCATTGTGCGGAGATTGCGGACCCAACAATGCTTCTCACCACTGAGGCTGATGTAAAACGTTCGAAAGAAATTATTAGATCTTTTCGTTATGGAGaattaaaggaattgactCCAGAGTTTTGGCTAGCCAAGAAGCGTTTAGATTCGACAATTCATCCTGATACTGGAGAACCTGTTTTCCTGCCATTTCGTATGTCATCCAATGTGCTTTCTAATCTTCTTGTTACCACTGGTATGTTAACTCCGGGGTTAGGGACTATGGGTACATTATTTTGGCAATGGGCTAACCAATCTTTAAATGTTGCTGTAAATTCAGCCAATGCGAACAAGTCAGAACCTATGAGCACGCAGCAGTTGATTACCAACTACGCAGCTGCCGTTTCTGCATCATGTGGTGTTGCTGTGGGTCTAAATAAGCTTGTTCCAAGACTAAAAAATCTCTCGCCCTCTACCAAGATGGTTCTCGGTCGTTTAGTCCCGTTTGCCGCTGTTGCTTCTGCGGGTATTGTTAATGTGTTCTTGATGAGAGGAAATGAAATACGCAAAGGTATTTCGGTATTTGATGATCACGGTGAGGAGTTAGGGAAGTCAAAGAAAGCCGCTGTTCTTGCTGTTGGTGAAACAGCTTTGAGTAGGGTGATTAACGCTACTCCAATTATGGTTGTCCCACCATTAGTGATGATGAGGCTACAACGTGGtattttgaagaataaGTCATTCGCGCTCCAGACGATGGTTCAACTAGGTGTCATCACAGCCACAGCGTTTATTGCATTGCCTTTCGCTCTTGCAATTTTCCCACAATATCAAGCTATAGATGTTAACAAGTTAGAACCTGAATTCTCTAACAAGAAGGATAAGAATGGCAGTATTATTCAAAAGGTTCACTTTAACAGAGGTATGTAA
- the ERG12 gene encoding mevalonate kinase (Syntenic homolog of Ashbya gossypii AER335W; Syntenic homolog of Saccharomyces cerevisiae YMR208W (ERG12)), whose amino-acid sequence MTVVNSTEMVPIVASAPGKIIIFGEHSAVYGKPAMAASVSSLRSYLYVKKTEDESVVEMAFPDINSNYSWPHKDLEEIDRQQLTLAQESNDVNNYVMEFVRSQVSGKGSDLEQQAAVCFLYLYMCLCPNLKGVRFILKSTLPIGAGLGSSASIAVCLALAMAKLGGHLDAESKELSSSDLEFVNKWSFIAEKCNHGTPSGIDNAVATYGNAVVFRRQEDGSTTFEPIKEFPQVPMVLTNTKIPKSTKVLVANVRKLFEREPVITSTILEAMSAVATKAKELLPAISSDPKRYTEMLELVRINHGLLVSLGVSHPGLEVIKSLSDSTGIGSTKLTGAGGGGCAFTLLKTGTTDEAVTSFIETLSKNHGYESFTTELGGLGCCFVAPDSLAAHASEIAKLFEEESTIEELNNALLPGSSALNWVVS is encoded by the coding sequence ATGACAGTCGTAAACAGTACTGAGATGGTGCCAATAGTGGCTTCTGCACCTGGAAAGATTATTATCTTTGGTGAGCACTCTGCAGTGTACGGTAAGCCTGCAATGGCGGCTTCGGTATCTTCGTTAAGGTCTTACTTATATGTTAAAAAGACTGAGGATGAAAGCGTTGTAGAAATGGCGTTTCCTGATATAAACTCTAATTATTCGTGGCCTCATAAGGATTTGGAGGAGATTGATAGACAGCAGTTAACTCTGGCACAGGAGAGTAATGATGTTAATAACTATGTGATGGAATTTGTACGCTCCCAAGTGTCAGGAAAGGGCAGCGACTTAGAGCAGCAAGCAGCGGTGTGCTTCTTGTATCTTTATATGTGTCTTTGTCCAAATCTGAAGGGCGTTAGATTTATTTTGAAGTCCACGTTACCGATTGGCGCCGGATTAGGATCTAGCGCGTCAATTGCTGTGTGTCTGGCACTAGCTATGGCCAAATTAGGTGGCCACCTTGATGCTGAATCTAAGGAGCTCTCTTCAAGTGACTTGGAGTTTGTGAATAAGTGGTCATTTATTGCAGAGAAGTGTAACCACGGGACGCCCTCTGGAATTGACAATGCGGTGGCCACATACGGCAATGCAGTTGTGTTCAGAAGACAGGAAGATGGTTCCACCACGTTTGAGCCAATAAAGGAGTTTCCACAAGTGCCCATGGTGCTTACAAATACGAAGATTCCAAAGTCAACTAAGGTTTTGGTTGCAAATGTGCGCAAGTTGTTTGAGCGGGAACCAGTCATCACGAGCACTATTTTGGAAGCTATGAGCGCGGTTGCAACTAAAGCCAAGGAGTTACTTCCTGCAATTAGTTCAGACCCCAAGAGATATACAGAAATGCTGGAGCTAGTCAGAATCAACCACGGGTTGCTAGTGTCTTTAGGTGTTTCACATCCTGGCTTGGAGGTAATCAAGAGCTTAAGCGATTCTACAGGCATTGGCTCCACCAAACTTACTGGTGCAGGAGGTGGAGGATGTGCTTTCACTCTTTTGAAGACAGGTACCACTGATGAAGCTGTAACTTCCTTCATTGAAACACTTTCGAAGAATCATGGCTACGAGTCCTTTACGACGGAGCTAGGGGGCTTAGGTTGTTGCTTCGTTGCTCCCGACAGTTTGGCTGCCCACGCTTCAGAGATAGCTAAGCTATTTGAAGAGGAATCTACTATTGAAGAACTAAATAATGCTTTACTGCCAGGAAGCTCTGCATTGAATTGGGTGGTATCGTAA